ACACGACATCTGCTTCCGTAAGCTGTATATAGCATCTGAATATTGAAAGCGTTCCTGCCAATTCAGAATGGGAGGTTGGGAAATCCCCACGCAGGATGGGAGACGGTCATCTTGAAGTGATGTGAATTTTTTGATCTAATCTTTCTTAAATGCACTTCATGTATTTATTCTTATGGATGAGAAACCAAGTTCTGAAACACCAAAATAGCATTTGAAAATCATATTTCAATGTGTCATGGTCATGCCTTGGTGAAAATGAAGATTGTAGGGATTGAAGAAGTCAAGAGCGTACAAAAGCATAAAGAAAGAACCAGAACCAGCAAATCAATAAATTACtcatttttttgaaataataagACAGAAAAGGAGTCTCACCATAAAGAGTACAGGGAAAGTGTTGATAatgtttgaaatttgaagtacCTGGGGAGAGTGAGAGTCGGAGTTGACCATGTCCATGTGTCGGTGTGGGTTCTCATCATCTTCAAACCGTCTTCTAATCCCATATCTCTATGCAGGGGATGTGGGATATTTTGGGCAGGTATCGTCCTTTACTTCCAGGCTGGCATTTATCTTTTAGCAGAGGACACCTAATGATTTCAAGTTCCCTCAGTGAAATAGGCAACCCCTCCACTGGAATAGATGCCAGCTTTGGACAATCCCAGAGTCGAAGAGATTGAAGAGAGGTGAGGAATTGAAAGCCCTTGCTGCTCAGTTTCTTCAGATTTGGGAAGCCCACAATTGAGAGATTACTGAGAGATTCGGGGAGAAGAatctccatctccatctcccTGTAACTGTCGGGTGGAAATGACACCACACTTGGGTCTTCACCATTGATGGACAAGCCTGTAAGAGAGGTGAGCCTGTGCAACAACTCCCACAGCGGCTTACAATTCTTGCATCCACTAATTTTAAGTGATGTTAGGTTGGGGGGAAAGGAAGTGAAATTTAAACCTTCACCGTAATCAATATTCAATTCCTGAAGACAGTTGAGATTGCACATGTCCGGTAACATCTCCAATTTGTTGCAATTTTCGATTTTGATTTGTCTCAGGCTGGAGGCAGCTGTTGTTGTTGGCGAAGGCAAACCCTCACCACTCAGGCTCGGGATGGAAACCAGACTCCCACAATCATTAATGAGTAAAGTTTGAAGATTGGTGAGGTGGCATAGGCCCTCCGGTAACGATTTCAGATTTGGGCAAAAACCCATGCCAATATATTCAAGACAATAATTAGTGTTTTCGTGGGAGAACCCATCGGATGTTATTAACTGCAGCTCTCCACAATGGTATATGTGAAGGAGTTTAAGCGCCCTGGGAAACAACTGGGCTCTCAATGATAACGACTTTAGAGATTCACATCCCAATATTTCCAAGTGCTCAAGAGAAatatgagaagaagaggaagacaaAGAACTATCCTCCTCTTTCTCTACTAATGATTTCAAACTTTCACACAGCAGTATCTTTATTCTTCTTAGATTTGGGGGAATCTGGTATTTTGCAAAATACAGCAACGAATCACACCTCTGAATCCTTATGACTTCAAGGGAAGGAGGCAGACCAACATCCGGAAAAGAAACCAGACTTGAGCATCCAACTATTTGAAGGTCTTGAAGAGCCGTTAGGTGATGCAACCCTTCTGGTACCTTCGAAAGACTTGCACACTTGTTTAATTCCAGATATTTAAGCTTGCAAGTCAATATTTGCAATTGCAGCAACTCCTCTGCTTCTTTTCCCAGCTTTTCAAGGAGGGAAGAGTTTCCTTCAATAACCAAAGAATCAAGAGAAATCAAGTGTTGCAATACTCTATCCTCATTCTTCAGTGAAGATGTCAGCTCCTCACATCCGCCAATCCTCAAATTTGCAACCTTCCTTAATCCTTTGGTGAATTCCCCTGTTTGGAACCTCACCTCTGAAATATTTGAAAGTTTCAAGGACTCTAATAACTCAAACTCAACGCCACTTGTCTTCACCACCGCTTTGCAACCGTCGATGTCTAATGCACCAATTTGTTTATAGTTGGAAATTGAAATCACCAATTCCTCGCATTTAATGATTTGAAGTGTTGCTAATGAATCAAGGTTCTCGGGCACCTTACCCTCCAATTGAGGACAATTTCTGATTGAAAGCAATTTCAAGCAAGGGAAAACCTGATCTTGTGCGAAAGGAAGCCATTTCTTCCAGTTGTGCATATCTGAAAACCCAAGAGTCTCCAGTACTGGAAAAGGCAAGCTACTCTCCCCATAAAACTCAGGACCAACACTTGTCACTGCAGCCATTCCTGTAATATAAAGTTGTTTGAGCAAAGGCAGTTGCCCAAGTGGTGGCAAGATTTGACAATTTTTACATTTGTCTAAGCGTACATGCACCATAGTGGAGAATAAACGATCTCCAATCCATGTTGAAAATTCTAATCCAGCATAACCCCTGATGATGAGTTTTTCAAGCTTTCTATGAGGTTCTAATCTGTCAAGCACGCCTAATTGCGTTTCTTGTGTGTTATCCGACCATTCTAGCACCAATTCATCTACTCTCTCCTTGGATTTTAAGTCAGCCTTCCGTGCATCCTCAGCATCGATCACATTCTCCAACCTTGAGAGCGATAATGTCCCTCGGAGATGGGATAGGGATCCTATCTCTCTTATCCCTGATTCATCACTACCTTTACCCACCACAAAATTAGGCAAAGATTGCAGATTTGTCAACCGACCTAGTTGCGGAGGCATTGCTTTTAGTGAATCTACCTCTGAATTGTTGAGATGACGCAGATTCACTAGATTCCTCAAGTTTATGGGTAGTGCCTCCAATAAACTACAACCTTTCAATATCAGTGTCTGTAAGTTGAAAAGAGTGGTTGTTGGTTCAGGCAAACTTGTTATATCTGTGTGAGAAAAATCAAGATACCGCAGATACTTCAAATTACCAATTGAATCTGGCAGCTCAGTCACTCGATAGCCATTCAAAGAAAGCACCCGTAAGTATTGCATCTGAGgtaataaatcaaaaattacCGTACGAGCCAGACATTGACTACTCCACCAAATATCTGATAGTGAAAGTGGCAGGAATGTTCGCAAACGTTTAACTTCGCGATAGGCCTCAAACTTTTGAACTCCATCATAGTGACCAATTATGAAAGACGAATGACGAAAGcatacagattgcaagttatCACCTTTCTTGTCCTCCAATCTAAAACAAGTATTTCCTGCTGCCCATTGTGCCAAATCAGTAACAAGGTCATGCATTACATATCgtgaattgttttcacttgcCTTTTGAAATAATGACCTACATAATAGCTCTTGAAAATAGTCGTGGCCTAAATTCTCCATTTTTCTATTGGCTTCTGGTGGTTGTTGAATCAAACCCTCTGCCATCCATAAAAGGATCAATTGCTTCTCCCCAAATTCATAGTCATTTGGAAATATTGAGCAATAGGCAAAACACCTCTTCAAGTTGGAAGGAAGATAGTGATAGCTCAACTTTAATACCGGAAGAATGTCACTCTTACCTGATAAATTCCACAATTTGTTGTTCAATATTTCTTCCCATTCGTTTATTTCATTCTGACGTAAAAGCCCACCAAGAGTTCTTGCAGCTAAGGGCAATCCACTGCATTTTTCAGCAATTTTTTTCTGAAGCAACTCAAAATTTGGTGGTCTATCATTGTTCACAAATGCATGCTGCTCAAATATTTCCAAACAATTATCATCTGACACAGACTCCAAGTTATGAACTTCGGTGGCTCCCATAATCTTTGCAACTTTTAGGTCTCGTGTTGTCACAATTATCTTACTTCCTTGTGCTCCAACACTAAAAGGGGACTGAAGTCTTGTCCACAGATCATATAAATCACCTTTGTTCCAAATATCatctaaaacaattaaaaactTTTTACCTCTTAACTGCTCATTCAAATCATGCTGCATTTTACTGAACTCCTCTACTTTAACGGGTTGAGATGTGACTGATTCAAGAATTGCCTTCGTCACTCTTACAATGTCGAAGTCATCGGACACAGACACCCACACCCTCGGCTCGAACTCCTTCATGACATCACTGTTGTTGTTGAATGCAAATTGAGCAAGTGTAGTCTTCCCAAGGCCAGCCATGCCAACAATGGCAACAACATGAAAGTTGACATTATTATGCTCATCTCTCGACAACATGTCTAATATTTTTGCTTTATCTCCATCTCTTCCAACAATGGTTAGTCCACCTAGCACACCTGAAGTTGGTGGCCTTGACCATGCTTTACTAGACGTTCCGGTGCCCTTTAAACCAAACTTATCTTTCCGTTCAGAGATCTCTTGCAACCGCTCTGTAATCTTCTTTATTTCAGAGTTCATATCGAAATTGAGTTTCAGTTTAGAGAATGAACTCCGCACCTTTTTACTTGTGCTGGCTTGATCACATCCCTCTATCCGGCGCTTCAATATTTTAGTAGCAAATTTGTCCAGCACGTCATCTACATCATAAGCCAAGTCTCTGAGTTCATCCAGCCACAATTTCACACCATGCTCTGTCAGTTGCTTCTCCTCCGCATCATTCAGCACCGCTACGATTGCAGACAAATTGTCACTCCATTTATTCAGCTTTTTGTCGACGCCCTTTACGAGACCAAAGTAGTTGAGGATCTCGCGAGGCGCCAACCTGTCGAGCAGCAACTGAAGGAACGCCCCAAGAAAAATCTCTCCCACCGCCATACTTGTTGATAATTAAGACTGAAGAGACACACACAAGCAGCCAAAGAAGTAAGGAAGTTTTCTTCAACAACATCAACATGCACAACCAGTTTTAGCTGGGGGAACAAGAATAACGCTGGAAGGccaaatataaaacaaaatgaaataattacGTAGATATTTCAGTTCAGAATAAGCACTTACATGGAAATTTTGAGATCTGATTTTGCTTGAGATCCTCAAATCCAGACTGAACAAATTAAGATGCACAACTGCAGAAATTAAGTGAAAAATTAGTTTTACTTAGGATGTGTAAGTCTCATTGATGAATGTATGTATGGcatataaaaacataaatataaaagattGAAATAATTATTATGCTTGCAAGAAGCACACAAAAGCATCTCCACTAAATCGAGTTGGTGCCAGCCATCATCAATTCATCTTTGGATGCCTTTGTCTACCACcgaaagcaaaagcaaaaatgaTGACACGAAAGCATCTCCACTAAATAGAgatgtaaatttttttctccGAATAATATACAAAGGCACAAGCTTCTCTCCAACCAGTCTTATAAATGAATTCTGAGACTCTAGTGTGCTTTATTGCCATTGAAAGTACATTTCACTTTCAATTGCTGTCTACAATATTATATGCATTTAGTTAAAGAAATGGGAGTATTGGTACATTACTAGATTGCTTCTGTCTCGCGTTATAAGTTTCTCATTGCAGAACGCACATATGAAATCTGCTTCCCACTCGTGTTATAAGTGTCATAATGTTATGTGGTTCCCAGTTTGTTATATGGTTGACAGTTTCAGTAGGCTGGTAGCCGTTTGGTGTCATATGACTGATTACAAATTGTGGTTTGTTGACGTAAGTGGCAATTTGAAGAGTAAAGTTTGCTACTTTACTGCTTTGTACCCCATCAACctctttaattaaattaattcaatgtttgacttttctttttgtttttaatcaaACATTATTGTTTAATTCGGTTTAATAATACCAAatcaatatttaaataataattcattatttttcactcaGCCCCATGTAGGCTTTCACCATTCCAAGACAGCTCATGTTGTTCCAAAGCTTAATAAATGCGTTGAAGTGAAGGAGTCGTTCCAGATTTGGTGAGTGGATTTGACAAAGCTATTGGAGAATATTTTACTATTTGAAGAGGCTCTTAGAGATGCTCTAAGTGCTTGTTCTAAACCGTACTTAGTAAGTCAGTCACAATTATTAGATTGAGATCACAAATTAATCTTGACGGAGGAGTATTTTAGCCAAGGGcgaaatcatgaatttttcaaCGGGCGGGCTAACTAAAGTTATTAGTTTAAAATTTAacgattattttttttggtatttccAATTTCTATAGTCTTTCTAGAAGACAAGATAATCTTTCTAGTCTTAGGATCATACAGTCTATAGCCTTTTTCACACAATCCATAGCCCACAAAAATGCATTTGTGACTATTTTCTTCCAACTTGTGTCTCAAAACAGAAGGAATAAGCACATGACATAGGCATCCAAACACTTTCAAGTGTGCAATACCTGGCTTTCTTCCTGTGTAGGCCTCAAATGGTGTCATTTTCTTAAGAGACTTAGAAGGACACCTGTTGAGAAGGTAGACTGCTGTATGaacagcttctgcccaaaacTCATATGGAAGACTCTTTTCATGTAGCATAGACTTTGCCATCTCAATCCAGTCATGTTCTTCCTCTCAACaactccattttgctgaggggAATATGCTACTGTCAGCTGTCTTTGTATTCCAGCCTCACTGTAGTATGCAAGAAATTCATTTGACATGAATTCTCCACCTCTGTCACTTCTAAGTGATTTCACTTTGTGTCCACTCTGCAATTCTGTCATTgctttgaacttcttgaaacattcaaaagcattGGATTTATTTCTGAGAAAATAAACCCAAGCCATTCTTGTATAGTCATCAATGAATAGCAGAAATATCTATTTCTGACATTGATGCAATCTGCATTGGACCACAGATGTCAGTGTGAACTAATTCAAGTGGAACTGAGCTCTCCAAGTAGATTCTGCAGGAAATGAGTCTCTATGTTGCTTTCCCAGCTTGCAGCCTTCACCCACTGCTAAATCCTTCTCCAGACTAGGCAGTCCATGAACCATGTCTTGATTTGCTAGCATCTTGATGCTTTGATCATTAAGATGACCCAGCCTTTTATGCCAAGTCTGCAAACTGTGAGTCACACTTGCTCTCAACACCAACTGAGTAGCAGGTACCattgtgagagagaaacacCTATTGCTAGTCATTGGAACCTTAGCTATAGGATTTTGCAGTGACCAATCATCAAAAATTGTCACCATTCCCTTTCCAAATACTAAACAATACCCATGTTCCATCATCTACCAACACTGAGCAAGTTCTCTTCTAAACCAGGCACCAACATCACTTCTTGAATGTGTTTTCTGCCTGTCTTGGTTTCCATCACAACCTTTTCCTGCAACTTGAACTGTCTCTCCAGTCCCCATTTTCACCTTGGAAGTTACATCCTTCGAATGTCTATCAGTAGCCTTTCATATCCAGTCATATGGTTGCTACAGCCACTGTCCACATACCAAGATTGCTCATTTTCACATCTGTCACgcattgcatgcataaaaCAATGTTCCAGTTCTTCAACCTGATTGGCATAGTTCGCCTTCTGCACAGATTGATTTTCATGGCAATTTCTAACCATGTGACCAAACTTTCCACATCCTctgcattttggttttccttcaAACCAGCACTTGCCATAGTGCAGTTTTTCACAGTGCTTGCAGGGTGTTTTAGTTCCATCATTTGATGCATTTGGTTTGGGATTTGAATTGGACTTGTTATTCCAATTCttcccattttccttcaagtTCTTCTGAGACTTGTTACCTCCAGAAGAACTTCCATTCTTAGAGCTTTTACTCTCAATGTTCAGACTAGTGAAAGCCTTTTCTGTGGAATTTTCATTGTGCCTATCTAATCTGAGCTCAAAGTTCTTGAGAGATGCAACCActtcttgaatttcaagagTGTCAAGATCCTTTGAATGCTCAATCACAGAACATATAGAATCATAAGATCTAGGCAAGCTAATAAGCAATTTCTGCACAACTCTTTCTCTAGGTAACTCTTCAccataattttcatttgattaattagatCAAACAGTTTAGCAGCATAACAGAAAATGATTCACTATCCTTCATACGAGTGTATTCAAACTCTCTACGTAGGCCTTGTAGTTTCACACTTCTTACCTGTTTATCACCTCTAAACTCTTGCTTCAAAATATCCCATGCACCttttgaggtttcttcattcacTATTCTGGGAAAAATTTGGTCTGAGACTGCCCTTGGATCAGTCCAAGTGCACGAGCATCTTTCATCAAATCTCAGCCGTTACAGATTTCTCTTCTTCAGCTGCTTTAGatccttcttcctttcctttttccttcattgGATCTGAAGCATcaaaccattttcaaccaaatcccACAGTCCATGAGATTTCAGAATGGTCTTCATTCGAATGCTCCAAAACTCatagttttctccattgaaaaCTGGTGTACGAAGCTCAGAAGAGCTTGATCCTGCCATGTTAGACATCAGACGCAGCTAGAAAAGCTTCGTGAAATTTTGAGTGAGCTCAACGTCAGCTCAGCCAAACACCAACTCGATTCTCACAGATTCACGCCCAACAAACAATCGAACTTGGCTCTAAGGCCATGTTAGAATTCTctgtttatatatgtattttcaGATTAGGAAGAGGTGTATATTCTGGAGATTGTAGCTAGAGAGaatgaagagaaaatgggGAAGGCACTGTTCTATTGAATTCTTACAAACTGTCGCTTACATAGTGTGTctgacagagagagaaatgtgATTCTCTCCTAACAGAATTACAACTGTCACCCTATTAGGTGCTTACACGTGTCATACCAAATCTAAGCTAGAGAATCCACCTAGACTATGATCTAATGGTTCTCATTACATCATTTAAAATAGACTTAACAGAAAAATAGGAAATGACTTCAGCTCTAAGAAATCTGTAGAaggattatatttcaacaGCGGAGGCATTGCTTTTAGTGAACGTACATTTGAATTACTGAGATGACGCAGATTCACTAGATTCCTCAAGTTGATAGGTAGTGCCTCCAAATAACGACAAAGTTAGGTGGTGTTCAGGTGGCTGCTTGGGTTTGATGGGTTTAAGGAGCGGTTGCTTGCGGATGACCTGTTCTTGACTAAGGTTGCTATAGAGTGTGGTGTTGGAATATTCACCAAGGTCTGTGATTCTTCTAATTTGCTAACTTCTAATCTGATAAAGTTATAGAAAAGGTGAAATCTTAACCGTTGATCCATACTTTGGCATCTACAATTCTTATTTGGCGCCTCAATGGAAATGGTGTCTCTGTTATGCATTGGATATCTTTTAACTTCTGAATATCAAATACAAATGAGAGTATATGCTATGTACAGTTAGGTGTAAGCTGAGCTCTTTCCATGTTGCTCCTTTTTCAGACTGCTGCAGAGTTGGAGCGGCGCCGCGAAAATTTTACCAAAGAgctggattttgtttttgcggATGTGGTACGCCTCTCATATAAATAAGATCTTTGATTATGTTGTGCTGCAGAATGGAAAACTATTGCCTACAAACTATGTAATTTTCATCAGCTTCATAGATGAGCAGCTTATACAAGTGATGTTTGTATAATTGGGCTGAGCGACAGTGTAACAGTAAGAAACACTGTCGGAATCTGGGATATGTCATAtgatataaatattaaaattaaataagttaAACTCGGAAAATCTGCCTTTCAGTTGAGTTTTGGGTTGTGAATTGGAATGGATGCAGAAAACTATCATTGGGCACATTGAGCTCAATGCCAACTCTTGGTAGCAACCTTATGTGCAATTTTTGCGCTTCCAATTACAGAATCACTAAATGGTATTCGTGTCTTCGGTCATTTTCCTTTGAATAGGAGTTGCTTGATTGTAGGATCCTCAGTTTCCACTgttgtgtttttctttccttgcATCCTTGCAACTTGATTCTAGGtatctttttatatttgtatgatccttttatttatttttggttggcATTTCTGCTATCTGTGCTCTAAAACTGAGCCTGCTCTGTGGGAACTTTAGTTAATTGACTGGTTGAAATTGTTTGCTTCAATTGGAAATTGGACTTAGAATTTGTTAATGGGTTTGCAATGACAATATCAACTGTGTTTCTGAAGTAGAGTTATAAATTGCAGGGATTGCTTATCATTTAATTGCATTTTACTAGTAGGACCTTGTGCAATGTacatcatttaaatttgtttacTCATTTGATTACTTCCCCATACTTTCAG
The Prunus dulcis chromosome 2, ALMONDv2, whole genome shotgun sequence DNA segment above includes these coding regions:
- the LOC117617388 gene encoding putative disease resistance RPP13-like protein 1, which codes for MNSEIKKITERLQEISERKDKFGLKGTGTSSKAWSRPPTSGVLGGLTIVGRDGDKAKILDMLSRDEHNNVNFHVVAIVGMAGLGKTTLAQFAFNNNSDVMKEFEPRVWVSVSDDFDIVRVTKAILESVTSQPVKVEEFSKMQHDLNEQLRGKKFLIVLDDIWNKGDLYDLWTRLQSPFSVGAQGSKIIVTTRDLKVAKIMGATEVHNLESVSDDNCLEIFEQHAFVNNDRPPNFELLQKKIAEKCSGLPLAARTLGGLLRQNEINEWEEILNNKLWNLSGKSDILPVLKLSYHYLPSNLKRCFAYCSIFPNDYEFGEKQLILLWMAEGLIQQPPEANRKMENLGHDYFQELLCRSLFQKASENNSRYVMHDLVTDLAQWAAGNTCFRLEDKKGDNLQSVCFRHSSFIIGHYDGVQKFEAYREVKRLRTFLPLSLSDIWWSSQCLARTVIFDLLPQMQYLRVLSLNGYRVTELPDSIGNLKYLRYLDFSHTDITSLPEPTTTLFNLQTLILKGCSLLEALPINLRNLVNLRHLNNSEVDSLKAMPPQLGRLTNLQSLPNFVVGKGSDESGIREIGSLSHLRGTLSLSRLENVIDAEDARKADLKSKERVDELVLEWSDNTQETQLGVLDRLEPHRKLEKLIIRGYAGLEFSTWIGDRLFSTMVHVRLDKCKNCQILPPLGQLPLLKQLYITGMAAVTSVGPEFYGESSLPFPVLETLGFSDMHNWKKWLPFAQDQVFPCLKLLSIRNCPQLEGKVPENLDSLATLQIIKCEELVISISNYKQIGALDIDGCKAVVKTSGVEFELLESLKLSNISEVRFQTGEFTKGLRKVANLRIGGCEELTSSLKNEDRVLQHLISLDSLVIEGNSSLLEKLGKEAEELLQLQILTCKLKYLELNKCASLSKVPEGLHHLTALQDLQIVGCSSLVSFPDVGLPPSLEVIRIQRCDSLLYFAKYQIPPNLRRIKILLCESLKSLVEKEEDSSLSSSSSHISLEHLEILGCESLKSLSLRAQLFPRALKLLHIYHCGELQLITSDGFSHENTNYCLEYIGMGFCPNLKSLPEGLCHLTNLQTLLINDCGSLVSIPSLSGEGLPSPTTTAASSLRQIKIENCNKLEMLPDMCNLNCLQELNIDYGEGLNFTSFPPNLTSLKISGCKNCKPLWELLHRLTSLTGLSINGEDPSVVSFPPDSYREMEMEILLPESLSNLSIVGFPNLKKLSSKGFQFLTSLQSLRLWDCPKLASIPVEGLPISLRELEIIRCPLLKDKCQPGSKGRYLPKISHIPCIEIWD